In the Dioscorea cayenensis subsp. rotundata cultivar TDr96_F1 chromosome 12, TDr96_F1_v2_PseudoChromosome.rev07_lg8_w22 25.fasta, whole genome shotgun sequence genome, one interval contains:
- the LOC120273188 gene encoding flowering time control protein FY-like, with protein NQTGHGWDVKSVDWHPTKSLLVSGGKDNLVKLWDAKSGTELCSFHGHKNTVLCVKWNQNGNWVLTSSKDQIIKLYDIRTMKELESFRGHSKDVTALAWHPFHEEYFTSGSFDGSIFHWLVGHETPQVEVHGAHDNSVWDLAWHPIGYLLCSGSNDHTTRFWCRNRPGDTSRDKYSIAQSQGFGDQNPMIANRVGSGFQAPEPPPTPGPFAGGLTRNEGTIPGVGVAVPLSVQSLDGSSDQGELRQPPPGVLPMGAPPLPPGPHPSLLAASQQQPYLQIPQQVPSQQQQNQPFSQQTVSLPLPPQNLPQLQPPSHLTMLPHPHLPRPPLPQLQPLGSVGIPSSMSVSMPLSLPNQMVMQGSSNPMISPMQQGHMIGLNQMQTGAVPGSNIQPNVGGFPTGIANMQGPLGVASGGQNFPMTGLFNRPHTVPMSQVPGLNTYQPAMGPGGNIGIPPPPPQHGSAPQ; from the exons AATCAGACAGGCCATGGTTGGGATGTAAAGAGTGTTGATTGGCACCCGACCAAATCGCTTCTTGTTTCAG GTGGGAAAGATAACCTTGTAAAGTTATGGGATGCAAAATCTGGGACAGAGCTGTGCTCATT TCATGGCCACAAAAATACTGTACTGTGTGTTAAATGGAATCAAAATGGAAACTGGGTATTGACCTCTTCTAAGGATCAGATCATAAAG CTTTATGACATCAGAACCATGAAAGAGCTTGAATCATTTCGTGGACATAGCAAGGATGTGACCG CACTGGCTTGGCATCCATTTCATGAAGAGTACTTCACTAGTGGGAGTTTTGATGGATCCATCTTTCATTGGCTTGTTGG GCATGAAACCCCTCAGGTTGAAGTGCATGGTGCGCATGATAATAGTGTGTGGGACCTTGCTTGGCACCCAATTGGCTATTTACTTTGCAG TGGTAGCAACGATCACACTACAAGGTTTTGGTGCAGAAATAGACCTGGAGATACTTCCCGTGATAAATACAGTATTGCTCAAAGTCAAG gCTTTGGTGATCAGAATCCTATGATTGCCAATCGTGTTGGGAGTGGTTTCCAAGCTCCTGAACCTCCACCAACTCCTGGACCATTTGCTGGTGGACTAACTCGGAATGAAGGAACTATTCCTGGTGTAGGAGTTGCAGTTCCATTGTCTGTCCAATCGCTTGATGGTTCTTCTGATCAAGGAGAACTAAGGCAACCTCCGCCAGGTGTTTTGCCTATGGGAGCACCACCTCTTCCGCCAGGTCCCCATCCTTCTCTTTTGGCAGCTAGCCAGCAGCAACCGTACCTGCAAATCCCTCAGCAAGTTCCATCTCAACAACAGCAGAATCAGCCATTTTCCCAGCAAACAGTCTCACTGCCATTGCCCCCTCAAAATTTGCCTCAACTTCAGCCTCCCTCACACTTGACGATGCTTCCTCATCCTCACCTACCTCGTCCTCCTTTACCACAGCTGCAACCGCTTGGATCTGTGGGTATTCCATCATCTATGTCTGTGTCAATGCCCCTTTCTTTGCCAAATCAGATG GTGATGCAAGGTTCTTCGAATCCAATGATATCTCCGATGCAACAAGGGCATATGATTGGTCTCAATCAGATGCAGACAGGGGCTGTGCCTGGTAGCAATATCCAACCAAATGTTGGTGGTTTTCCAACTGGAATAGCAAACATGCAGGGCCCTTTGGGTGTTGCAAGCGGGGGGCAAAACTTTCCGATGACTGGTCTATTTAATCGGCCGCATACTGTTCCAATGTCTCAAGTTCCAGGACTCAACACTTACCAG CCTGCAATGGGACCGGGAGGAAATATCGGAATTCCGCCACCACCACCGCAGCATGGCTCTGCACCACAATAG